The following proteins are co-located in the Primulina tabacum isolate GXHZ01 chromosome 11, ASM2559414v2, whole genome shotgun sequence genome:
- the LOC142518057 gene encoding LOW QUALITY PROTEIN: uncharacterized protein LOC142518057 (The sequence of the model RefSeq protein was modified relative to this genomic sequence to represent the inferred CDS: inserted 2 bases in 1 codon): MGERKIWHWTLLFCCTIVLVQSLNDEGAILLEFKKYLSDPHLNLQDWDILDSSPCNWTGIGCSLDSKVISVHLSGLNLSGSLSSSICQLPFLTEVNMSKNFISGPFPDDFNSFHNLKVLDLCTNRLYDPFPFQLCNITSLRKLYLCENYMFGEIPNEIGNMISLEELVIYNNNLTGVIPSSIGKLKNLRIIRAGRNFLSGPVPAEISECEGLTVLGLAENRLDGGFPIELRKLENLTSLILWSNLLSGEIPPGIGSFTSLELLALHGNKFTGIIPKEIGKLAQLKRLYLYTNQLNGTIPLELSNCSNAVEIDLSENRLMGFIPKLLGRMFNLRLLYLFENFLQGNIPTELGQLKQLTKLDLSMNNLTGSIPSALQNLPFLKDFQLFHNHLGGIIPPFLGASSNLSVLDLSKNNLVGSIPAQICGFQKLTFLSLGSNKLSGNVPHGLKTCKSLEQLMLGDNLLTGSLSVEYTKLQNLSALELYHNQFSGLIPSEIGNSRNLERLLLSHNHFIGHIPPEVGNLVELVAFNVSWNRLFGSIPQELGDCVKLERLDLSNNFFTGSLPDKLGMLVKLELLKLSDNVFTGAIPATFGSLVRLTELQMGGNLFSGVIPIELGRLTSLQIALNISHNNLAGSIPSSLGDLQMLESLCLNDNQLSGEIPDVVGGLRSLWICNLSNNNLVGIVPTTLVFERMDQSNFVGNKGLCILGSDHCHAFQTSSVPSRSSWFKKGSYKEKIITILSFCVGLTSLVLIVVVCWHMKRHKPAIASLEDQLESDELVNYYFTKEGFSYHDLVEATGNFSETAIIGKGACGTVYKAVMGNGRVIAVKKLKAYGEGASSDNSFRAEISTLGKIRHKNIVKLYGFWYHEDSNVILYEYMANGSLGEILHGNETACILDWNALYRIALGAAEXICYLHHDCKPQIIHRDIKSNNVLLDEYLVAHVGDFGLAKMIDFPLSKSLSAVAGSYGYIAPEYAYTMKVTEKCDIYSFGVVLLELLTGKSPVQPLDQGGDLVTMVRRSLKKLEIEPHIYDQRIDLTVRRTVKEMSLVLKIALFWTSMSPLNRPTMREVIAMLNDSREGVSNSPPSPTSETPSDREHSC; this comes from the exons ATGGGAGAGCGAAAGATTTGGCATTGGACATTActattctgttgtacaattgtTTTGGTTCAATCATTGAATGACGAGGGAGCTATTCTTTTGGAGTTCAAAAAATACCTTAGTGATCCTCATCTTAATCTTCAAGATTGGGATATTTTGGATTCTAGTCCTTGCAATTGGACAGGTATCGGGTGTAGCTTAGATTCCAAGGTAATCTCCGTACATCTTAGTGGCCTGAATTTATCTGGGAGTTTATCTTCAAGCATTTGTCAACTCCCATTCTTGACCGAAGTGAACATGTCAAAAAACTTCATATCTGGCCCATTCCCTGATGATTTCAATTCCTTTCACAATCTTAAGGTTTTAGACCTCTGCACAAATCGTTTGTATGACCCATTCCCTTTCCAACTTTGTAATATTACCTCTCTTAGAAAGCTCTATCTGTGTGAGAACTATATGTTTGGAGAAATCCCAAATGAAATTGGAAACATGATTTCACTTGAGGAGCTtgtgatatataataataatttaacggGGGTTATCCCTTCATCCATCGGCAAACTGAAGAATCTTAGGATTATCAGGGCTGGTAGAAATTTTTTATCAGGTCCCGTTCCTGCTGAAATTAGTGAATGTGAGGGTCTGACAGTGTTAGGCTTGGCTGAAAATAGGCTGGATGGTGGTTTCCCCATTGAGCTGCGAAAGCTTGAGAATCTTACCTCATTGATTCTTTGGAGCAATCTTCTTTCTGGTGAAATTCCTCCTGGGATAGGTAGTTTCACTAGCTTGGAGTTACTTGCTCTGCATGGGAACAAGTTTACGGGAATTATTCCGAAAGAGATTGGAAAATTGGCTCAGTTGAAGAGACTGTACCTTTACACTAATCAGTTGAATGGGACCATTCCACTAGAATTATCCAATTGTTCAAATGCCGTTGAAATTGATCTTTCGGAGAACCGTTTGATGGGATTCATCCCAAAACTTTTGGGCCGGATGTTCAATCTCCGTCTGCTCTACCTTTTTGAGAACTTCCTCCAAGGAAATATTCCGACCGAGTTAGGGCAGTTGAAGCAGCTGACAAAGTTAGACCTGTCCATGAATAATTTAACTGGTTCAATCCCTTCAGCATTGCAAAATCTCCCATTCTTGAAAGACTTTCAGCTGTTCCACAATCATCTTGGTGGCATTATTCCCCCGTTTCTTGGAGCTTCTAGCAACCTCTCCGTTCTTGATCTTTCCAAGAATAATCTTGTAGGCAGCATACCTGCACAAATTTGCGGGTTTCAGAAATTGACTTTTCTTAGCCTGGGATCGAACAAGTTGTCTGGAAACGTTCCCCATGGCCTAAAAACTTGCAAGTCTCTTGAGCAGTTAATGTTGGGAGACAACTTGCTTACAGGGAGCCTTTCTGTTGAATATACGAAACTTCAGAACCTTTCTGCTCTCGAGCTTTATCATAATCAATTCTCGGGACTGATACCGTCAGAAATTGGGAATTCCAGGAATCTAGAGAGACTGCTTCTGTCACATAACCATTTTATCGGGCACATTCCTCCCGAAGTAGGAAATCTTGTCGAGCTTGTTGCCTTTAATGTTTCTTGGAACAGGTTATTTGGCAGTATACCCCAAGAGTTGGGTGACTGTGTAAAGCTCGAAAGGCTTGATCTAAGCAACAACTTCTTTACTGGATCTCTTCCAGATAAACTTGGAATGCTAGTGAAACTGGAGTTGCTGAAGTTATCTGATAATGTATTCACAGGTGCAATTCCTGCAACTTTTGGGAGCCTTGTTAGGTTAACCGAATTGCAAATGGGAGGAAACTTGTTTTCAGGGGTTATCCCTATTGAGCTAGGACGGCTCACTTCCCTTCAAATTGCTCTCAATATCAGCCATAACAATCTCGCCGGCTCAATTCCAAGTAGTTTGGGTGACCTGCAGATGCTTGAATCACTTTGCTTGAATGATAACCAGCTTAGTGGTGAAATTCCTGACGTAGTAGGGGGACTGCGCAGCCTCTGGATATGCAACCTTTCAAATAACAATCTAGTTGGAATAGTGCCAACAACTCTTGTATTCGAGAGGATGGACCAGAGTAATTTTGTGGGAAACAAGGGGCTATGCATATTAGGTTCGGATCATTGCCATGCATTTCAAACTTCATCAGTTCCTTCAAGATCAAGCTGGTTCAAGAAGGGTTCttataaagaaaaaataatcaCCATTCTCTCATTCTGCGTCGGACTAACGTCGTTGGTTCTCATTGTTGTGGTATGTTGGCATATGAAACGACATAAACCTGCTATTGCTTCACTCGAAGACCAACTGGAGAGCGATGAGTTAGTTAACTACTACTTTACCAAAGAAGGTTTCAGTTATCATGATCTTGTTGAGGCAACGGGGAACTTCTCAGAAACAGCAATTATAGGAAAAGGTGCCTGTGGAACTGTATACAAAGCAGTAATGGGAAATGGTCGAGTGATTGCAGTTAAAAAGTTGAAGGCCTACGGTGAAGGAGCAAGTTCAGACAACAGTTTTCGTGCGGAAATATCAACTCTTGGGAAGATAAGGCACAAAAACATAGTAAAACTATATGGCTTTTGGTACCATGAAGATAGCAATGTCATCTTGTACGAGTACATGGCAAATGGAAGCCTCGGAGAAATACTACATGGGAATGAAACGGCATGTATCCTCGACTGGAATGCACTATACAGAATAGCTCTTGGGGCTGCTGA GATATGCTATCTTCACCATGATTGTAAGCCTCAAATTATTCATCGTGACATAAAATCAAACAATGTCTTACTAGATGAATATTTGGTGGCACATGTTGGAGATTTTGGCTTAGCTAAGATGATCGATTTCCCCTTGTCAAAGTCTTTATCTGCTGTAGCGGGTTCATATGGCTACATTGCTCCTG AATACGCATACACCATGAAGGTGACAGAGAAGTGCGATATATACAGTTTTGGGGTGGTTCTATTGGAATTACTCACTGGTAAATCTCCAGTTCAACCGCTCGATCAAGGAGGCGACCTGGTAACAATGGTGAGAAGATCTCTTAAAAAACTAGAGATAGAACCTCACATATACGACCAGCGAATCGATCTTACTGTGAGAAGAACAGTCAAGGAGATGTCTCTGGTTCTGAAAATCGCTTTGTTTTGGACCAGCATGTCGCCTCTCAACAGGCCAACGATGCGAGAGGTTATTGCCATGTTGAATGATTCCAGAGAGGGAGTGAGTAATTCTCCACCTTCTCCAACATCGGAAACTCCTTCAGATAGGGAACATAGTTGCTAA
- the LOC142518056 gene encoding LOW QUALITY PROTEIN: uncharacterized protein LOC142518056 (The sequence of the model RefSeq protein was modified relative to this genomic sequence to represent the inferred CDS: deleted 1 base in 1 codon): MGERKIWHWTLLFCCTIVLVQSLNDEGAILLEFKKYLSDPHLNLQDWDILDSSPCNWTGIGCSLDSKVISVHLSGLNLSGSLSSSICQLPFLTEVNMSKNFISGPFPDDFNSFHNLKVLDLCTNRLYDPFPFQLCNITSLRKLYLCENYMFGEIPNEIGNMISLEELVIYNNNLTGVIPSSIGKLKNLRIIRAGRNFLSGPVPAEISECEGLQVLGLAENRLDGGFPIELRKLENLTSLILWSNLLSGEIPPGIGSFTSLELLALHGNKFTGIIPKEIGKLAQLKRLYLYTNQLNGTIPLELSNCSNAVEIDLSENRLMGFIPKLLGRMFNLRLLYLFENFLQGNIPTELGQLKQLTKLDLSMNNLTGSIPSALQNLPFLKDFQLFHNHLGGIIPPFLGASSNLSVLDLSKNNLVGSIPAQICGFQKLTFLSLGSNKLSGNVPHGLKTCKSLEQLMLGDNLLTGSLSVEYTKLQNLSALELYHNQFSGLIPSEIGNSRNLERLLLSHNHFIGHIPPEVGNLVELVAFNVSWNRLFGSIPQELGDCVKLERLDLSNNFFTGSLPDKLGMLVKLELLKLSDNVFTGAIPATFGSLVRLTELQMGGNLFSGVIPIELGRLTSLQIALNISHNNLAGSIPSSLGDLQMLESLCLNDNQLSGEIPDVVGGMRSLWICNLSNNNLVGMVPTTLVFERMDQSNFVGNKGLCILGSDHCHAFQTSSVPSRSSWFKKGSYKEKIITILSFCVGLTSLVLIVVVCWHMKRHKPAIASLEDQLESDELDNYYFTKEGFSYHDLVEATGNFSETAIIGKGACGTVYKAVMGNGRVIAVKKLKAYGEGASSDNSFRAEISTLGKIRHKNIVKLYGFCYHEDSNVILYEYMANGSLGEILHGNETACILDWNARYRIALGAAEGLCYLHHDCKPQIIHRDIKSNNVLLDEYLVAHVGDFGLAKMIDFPLSKSLSAVAGSYGYIAPEYAYTMKVTEKCDIYSFGVVLLELLTGKSPVQPLDQGGDLVTMVRRSLKKLEIEPHIYDQRIDLTVRRTVKEMSLVLKIALFCTSMSPLNRPTMREVIAMLNDSREGVSNSPPSPTSETPSDREHSC; encoded by the exons ATGGGAGAGCGAAAGATTTGGCATTGGACATTActattctgttgtacaattgtTTTGGTTCAATCATTGAATGACGAGGGAGCTATTCTTTTGGAGTTCAAAAAATACCTTAGTGATCCTCATCTTAATCTTCAAGATTGGGATATTTTGGATTCTAGTCCTTGCAATTGGACAGGTATCGGGTGTAGCTTAGATTCCAAGGTAATCTCCGTACATCTTAGTGGCCTGAATTTATCTGGGAGTTTATCTTCAAGCATTTGTCAACTCCCATTCTTGACCGAAGTGAACATGTCAAAAAACTTCATATCTGGCCCATTCCCTGATGATTTCAATTCCTTTCACAATCTTAAGGTTTTAGACCTCTGCACAAATCGTTTGTATGACCCATTCCCTTTCCAACTTTGTAATATTACCTCTCTTAGAAAGCTCTATCTGTGTGAGAACTATATGTTTGGAGAAATCCCAAATGAAATTGGAAACATGATTTCACTTGAGGAGCTtgtgatatataataataatttaacggGGGTTATCCCTTCATCCATCGGCAAACTGAAGAATCTTAGGATTATCAGGGCTGGTAGAAATTTTTTATCAGGTCCCGTTCCTGCTGAAATTAGTGAATGTGAGGGTCTG CAGGTGTTAGGCTTGGCTGAAAATAGGCTGGATGGTGGTTTCCCCATTGAGCTGCGAAAGCTTGAGAATCTTACCTCATTGATTCTTTGGAGCAATCTTCTTTCTGGTGAAATTCCTCCTGGGATAGGTAGTTTCACTAGCTTGGAGTTACTTGCTCTGCATGGGAACAAGTTTACGGGAATTATTCCGAAAGAGATTGGAAAATTGGCTCAGTTGAAGAGACTGTACCTTTACACTAATCAGTTGAATGGGACCATTCCACTAGAATTATCCAATTGTTCAAATGCCGTTGAAATTGATCTTTCGGAGAACCGTTTGATGGGATTCATCCCAAAACTTTTGGGCCGGATGTTCAATCTCCGTCTGCTCTACCTTTTTGAGAACTTCCTCCAAGGAAATATTCCGACCGAGTTAGGGCAGTTGAAGCAGCTGACAAAGTTAGACCTGTCCATGAATAATTTAACTGGTTCAATCCCTTCAGCATTGCAAAATCTCCCATTCTTGAAAGACTTTCAGCTGTTCCACAATCATCTTGGTGGCATTATTCCCCCGTTTCTTGGAGCTTCTAGCAACCTCTCCGTTCTTGATCTTTCCAAGAATAATCTTGTAGGCAGCATACCTGCACAAATTTGCGGGTTTCAGAAATTGACTTTTCTTAGCCTGGGATCGAACAAGTTGTCTGGAAACGTTCCCCATGGCCTAAAAACTTGCAAGTCTCTTGAGCAGTTAATGTTGGGAGACAACTTGCTTACAGGGAGCCTTTCTGTTGAATATACGAAACTTCAGAACCTTTCTGCTCTCGAGCTTTATCATAATCAATTCTCGGGACTGATACCGTCAGAAATTGGGAATTCCAGGAATCTAGAGAGACTGCTTCTGTCACATAACCATTTTATCGGGCACATTCCTCCTGAAGTAGGAAATCTTGTCGAGCTTGTTGCCTTTAATGTTTCTTGGAACAGGTTATTTGGCAGTATACCCCAAGAGTTGGGTGACTGTGTAAAGCTCGAAAGGCTTGATCTAAGCAACAACTTCTTTACTGGATCTCTTCCAGATAAACTTGGAATGCTAGTGAAACTGGAGTTGCTGAAGTTATCTGATAATGTATTCACAGGTGCAATTCCTGCAACTTTTGGGAGCCTTGTTAGGTTAACCGAATTGCAAATGGGAGGAAACTTGTTTTCAGGGGTTATCCCTATTGAGCTAGGACGGCTCACTTCCCTTCAAATTGCTCTCAATATCAGCCATAACAATCTCGCCGGCTCAATTCCAAGTAGTTTGGGTGACCTGCAGATGCTTGAATCACTTTGCTTGAATGATAACCAGCTTAGTGGTGAAATTCCTGACGTAGTAGGGGGAATGCGCAGCCTCTGGATATGCAACCTTTCAAATAACAATCTAGTTGGAATGGTGCCAACAACTCTTGTATTCGAGAGGATGGACCAGAGTAATTTTGTGGGAAACAAGGGGCTATGCATATTAGGTTCGGATCATTGCCATGCATTTCAAACTTCATCAGTTCCTTCAAGATCAAGCTGGTTCAAGAAGGGTTCttataaagaaaaaattatcACCATTCTCTCATTCTGCGTCGGACTAACGTCGTTGGTTCTCATTGTTGTGGTATGTTGGCATATGAAACGACATAAACCTGCTATTGCTTCACTCGAAGACCAACTGGAGAGCGATGAGTTAGATAACTACTACTTTACCAAAGAAGGTTTCAGCTATCATGATCTTGTTGAGGCAACGGGGAACTTCTCAGAAACAGCAATTATAGGAAAAGGTGCCTGTGGAACTGTATACAAAGCAGTAATGGGAAATGGTCGAGTGATTGCAGTTAAAAAGTTGAAGGCCTACGGTGAAGGAGCAAGTTCAGACAACAGTTTTCGTGCGGAAATATCAACTCTTGGGAAGATAAGGCACAAAAACATAGTAAAACTATATGGCTTTTGCTACCATGAAGATAGCAATGTCATCTTGTACGAGTACATGGCAAATGGAAGCCTCGGAGAAATACTACATGGGAATGAAACGGCATGTATCCTCGACTGGAATGCACGATACAGAATAGCTCTTGGGGCTGCTGAAGGATTATGCTATCTTCACCATGATTGTAAGCCTCAAATTATTCATCGTGACATAAAATCAAACAATGTCTTACTAGATGAATATTTGGTGGCACATGTTGGAGATTTTGGCTTAGCTAAGATGATCGATTTCCCCTTGTCAAAGTCTTTATCTGCTGTAGCGGGTTCATATGGCTACATTGCTCCTG AATACGCATACACCATGAAGGTGACAGAGAAGTGCGATATATACAGTTTTGGGGTGGTTCTATTGGAATTACTCACTGGTAAATCTCCAGTTCAACCGCTCGATCAAGGAGGCGACCTGGTAACAATGGTGAGAAGATCTCTTAAAAAACTAGAGATAGAACCTCACATATACGACCAGCGAATCGATCTTACTGTGAGAAGAACAGTCAAGGAGATGTCTCTGGTTCTGAAAATCGCTTTGTTTTGTACCAGCATGTCGCCTCTCAACAGGCCAACGATGCGAGAGGTTATTGCCATGTTGAATGATTCCAGAGAGGGAGTGAGTAATTCTCCACCTTCTCCAACATCAGAAACTCCTTCAGATAGGGAACATAGTTGCTAA
- the LOC142518058 gene encoding putative glutathione S-transferase, which translates to MADEVILLDVEYSMFGMRARIALAEKGIEYEYREENLADKSPLLLEMNPVHKKIPVLIHNGKPVCESLVIVQYIDEAWKDKSPNFLPSDPYARAKARFWADFVDKKVYESGRRLWTTRGEELETAKKDMIDALKLLEAELGDDSYFGGDNFGFLDIALITFYSWFHAYEYYSKLSFEDHCPKLIAWAKRCMEKESVSKSLADQNKVYEFVLLLRKKFGTG; encoded by the exons ATGGCGGACGAGGTGATTCTGCTGGATGTGGAGTATAGTATGTTCGGCATGCGGGCTAGAATCGCGTTAGCTGAAAAGGGTATCGAGTACGAGTATAGGGAGGAGAACCTAGCTGACAAGAGCCCACTTTTGTTGGAGATGAACCCGGTTCACAAGAAAATTCCGGTTTTGATTCATAATGGGAAACCCGTCTGTGAATCGCttgttattgttcagtacatcGATGAGGCGTGGAAGGATAAGTCTCCGAATTTTTTACCTTCAGATCCTTATGCCAGAGCTAAAGCTAGGTTCTGGGCTGATTTCGTCGACAAAAAG GTATATGAATCTGGAAGAAGACTATGGACTACAAGAGGAGAAGAACTAGAAACCGCTAAGAAAGACATGATTGATGCTTTGAAGTTACTCGAAGCTGAGTTGGGCGATGATTCTTACTTTGGTGGCGACAACTTCGGGTTTCTTGATATAGCCTTGATTACATTTTATAGCTGGTTTCATGCGTACGAGTATTATAGCAAACTCAGCTTTGAAGATCACTGCCCCAAACTGATTGCATGGGCCAAAAGGTGCATGGAGAAGGAGAGTGTCTCAAAGTCCTTGGCTGATCAGAACAAAGTTTACGAATTTGTTTTGCTTCTGAGGAAGAAATTTGGCACCGGGTAG